The Candidatus Hoaglandella endobia DNA window GGACTGGTTATTGCAGCTCCAGAAGGCAGCGATGTGATAGCTGTCGCCGCCGGTCTTGTATTGATGGTAGACTGGTTGCAGGGATACGGATTGATGGTGGTAATTAAACATAGTAAAGGCTATATGAGCCTATATGGTTATAATAAGAGCACATTAGTAAATGTAGGAGATCAAGTAAAATCCGGCCAACCTATCGCACTAGTCGGTATTAGTGGCTGCCAAGGCCAAGGTACGCCGTCTCTCTATTTTGAAATTAGGCGCCAGGGACAGGCGATAAATCCCATTCTTTGGTTAAAAAAATTAAAGAGATAGTGTATTAAACATAGATAATTATTACAAACGTTAACGTGCTCATTATCAGTATGAGCACGTTAACGCAGATGGATTATGGTATTAACTCTCTATAGATCGACAAATCTATATCTACTCTCTATAATATATCTATAAGAGTAGATAAATAGAGCACATAAAAATGCTTATATTAGCGAAACATAGCTGCCACTTTTAGCTGGAGTTGATGTTGTAATGGCTCCTGCAATTATGCAAGGATAACTTATGATTATTGTTACAGGTGGTGCTGGCTTTATAGGCAGCAATATTGTTCAGGCGCTTAATCAGATTGGCTACCACAATATTGTGGTGGTAGATAATTTAAAAAATGGCGCCAAATATACCAATTTGGTCGACCTTGATATCACAGATTATATAGATAAAGAAGATTTTATTTCCAGTATCGTTTCTGGCAAAAACTTCGGAGATATTGATGCAATTTTCCATGAGGGCGCCTGTTCTTCCACAACTGAGTGGGACGGCAAGTATATGATGGATAATAACTATCATTACTCTAAAAAACTTCTTCATTACTGTATGGAGCGCACTATTCCCTTTCTCTATGCTTCTTCTGCCGCCACCTATGGCAGCCGTACAAATAACTTTATTGAAGAAAGGCAGTATGAACAGCCTATAAATGTTTACGGCTATTCTAAATTTCTGTTTGATCAATATGTACGCACTATCCTACTGCAGGCAGAATCACAAATTTGTGGTTTGCGCTATTTTAACGTTTATGGTCCACGCGAGGGGCATAAAGGCAACATGGCAAGTATTGTTTATCAATTAAATAACCAAATAAATATTGGCGAAAATATGAAGCTGTTTGCTGGCAGTAAAATATTTAAACGAGATTTTGTCTATGTCAGTGATGTAGTAACAGTCAATCTCTGGTGCTGGAAAAACAGAGTGTCGGGAATTTTTAATTGTGGCACCGGACAAGCAGAATCGTTCCAAGCGGTAGGAAATGCAGTGTTAGATTTCCATAAAAGAGGAAAATTAGACTGCATACAGTTACCAGAAAAACTTAAAGAACATTATCAGTCTTATACCCAGGCGGATTTAACCCGGTTGCGTGCTACTGGTTATAATAAGCCATTCAAAACCGTCAAAGAAGGAATCACAGCATATTTATGCTGGCTGAATGATTAGTCAAAAACAGAAAAGAAGTGGCTGCAGGAAAATTTTGGTAATTGGCCCTTCATGGATTGGCGATATAATGATGTCTCAAAGCTTATATCGTCTGCTGGTGCAGCTTCAGCTAGGTGTTCAGATAGATGTTATGGCGCCCCCCTGGTGTTGCCCTTTACTTGAACTTATGCCTGAGGTAAACCAAGCGCTGTCGATACCAATCGACCATGGCGCCATAGCGTTGAGGAAAAGGCTCAGGTTAGGACAAGCATTGCAGCAAAATAGCTATCAGCAGGCATTGGTACTACCTAATTCATTCAAGTCGGCGCTAGTGCCGTTTTTCGCCGGCATTTGCCATCGCACCGGCTGGCGTGGAGAAATGCGCTATGGCTTGCTTAATGATATTCGCAGGCTTGATAAACAAGCGTTTCCGCTTATGGTGCAGCGCTACGCTGCTCTAGCATTTGACAGCTACTTGGTGCAAAGCGCTGTCGACCTACCAACTCCTTTACCTTGGCCAAGGTTGACAGCGAAAGCACAGGAAATCAACGATGCACTCAACGTTTTCTTACCCGAACTAGAGCGGCCGCTTATAGGTTTTTGTCCCGGGGCTGAATTTGGCCCGGCCAAGCGCTGGCCGCACTATCATTATACCGTACTTGCAGAGGCGCTCATCCACCGTGGTTATCAAATAGCGTTGTTTGGCTCAGCCAAAAACCATGCAGTTGGTAAAACTATCGCCACCGCACTGCCTGCTGATCAGCAACGTTACTGCTGCAATTTAGTCGGCAAAACTACCTTGGTGCAGGTAGTTAATCTGATCGCTGCCTGCCAAGGTATTATCAGTAACGACTCAGGTTTAATGCATGTGGCTAGTGCGCTAAATCGTCCAATGGTAGCGCTGTATGGTCCAAGTAGTCCAGATTGTACCCCGCCCCTTTCCCCTAAAGCTAAGGTGATCCGTTTAATAGACGGTTACCATAAAATACGCAAAGGTGACGATGAACAAGGCTACCATTATAGTCTAATCGCTATTCAACCTAAACAGGTCATGAGCGAGCTAGAAAAATTATTAACCCCGTAAGAAGAAAATTAATGCAGGTTCTGATCATCAAAACGTCCTCTATGGGTGATGTGCTACATACGCTGCCCGCTCTAACTGATGCAGCATCAGCTTTACCAGGAATCAGTTTCGACTGGGTTGTCGAAGACACTTTTACTGAAATTCCCACTTGGCATCCAGCGGTACGAAAGGTAATTTCAGTAGCAATCCGCCGCTGGCGCAAACATTGGTTTGGCTCCTCTACTCGTCAGGAGCGCGGCGAATTTAGACGTCTTTTGCAACGAGAGCACTATGATGTGATTATCGACGCACAGGGCTTAATAAAAAGCGCTATTCTTGTTACCTATGTTGCGCACGATGAAAAACACGGTCTAGATTATAAAAGTGCGCGCGAACCCTTCGCGAGCTGGTTTTATCAGCGACGACATGCGGTGAGCAAACAACAGCATGCTATTGAGCGCATTCGTCAACTATTTGCCGCCAGTTTGGGTTATCAACTTCCCACCGAGCCTGGCGATTACGCAATTGCTGGTAATTTTTCGCCGCCGCGCGGCGCTGAACCACCATATTTAATCTTCCTGCATGCTACCACCAAGTCTAGCAAACATTGGCCAGAATCGCACTGGCAAGCGCTAATAAAGCTAGCTGATGAGGCCGGTTACCGGATTAAGGTCCCCTGCTGTGGAACAGCGCAGGAACAGCAGCGTGCTGCTAAACGTTTAACCGAAGGATCCAGCCAAGCTGAAGTGCTGCCGCCGCTGTCATTGGCACAAATTGCGCAGCAATTAGTCGGTGCTACGGCTGTGGTATCAGTAGATACCGGCCTCAGTCATTTAGCAGCTGCCCTTAATCGCCCTAATTTAACGCTTTATGGGCCTACCGATCCTAAACTAATCGGCGGATATGGGCGATATCAACTGGCGCTGTGTGCGCAGGATAGTCACATGGTAAGCCTAACTCCTCAGTGTGTCTGGCAGGCATTTCAACCGATGTTATTCATAACTTAACAAGTAAGAAGGAGGTAATAAAATAATAGTAAAATACTACTAGTTTAGTATTTAAACTATATAAACAGTTTATTTATATTATTTTTTTATTTAAAAAGTATCAGATACATAACCAGCAGTATAAAGCGCATCCACTATATATTTAGGACCATATTTATAATACTGCAGCTTCAGCATACTAATCCAGTAGGAATAGCACATTTTAACCGACGGATGACATTCGATGAACTGTAGCTCTCCTTTAGTTTTATGTAAAAGATTAAAATATTATTACACTATAATTGAGTGTACATGAGGGTACAATAGTAGTGTACCATGCTCAACTAGTATAAAATGTTAGAATAACTAAAATAGCTTACATTTTTTTATTTATATAATTTATCTAATAGAGGTAGTCCGGTGATTGATGATGATGGCTACCGCCAGAATGTTGGGATTGTAATCTGTAATTTTGATGGTCAAGTGTTGTGGGCTAGGCGATATGGACAGCATTTTTGGCAGTTTCCTCAAGGTGGCATCAACGATGGTGAAACTGCAAAACAAGCAATGTACCGCGAACTGTTCGAAGAAGTTGGTTTGAACCGTGAGGATGTGCGGATTCTGGCTTCAAAGCATAATTGGTTGCGTTATAAGCTGCCTAAGCAGCTCGTACGGGATACACAGCCTGTGTGTATTGGCCAGAAGCAAAAATGGTTTTTACTACAAATTATGTGTCAAGATAAGGATATCAATATGCAGCGCAGGGGAATACCTGAATTCGATAGCTGGCGTTGGGTTAGCTTCTGGTATCCAGTTAGTCATGTAGTGGCCTTTAAACGGGACGTTTATCGCCGGGTAATGACAGAATTTTATAGAGTAATGATACCGCTGCAGGACACTAAAACTTAACACTCATCAGCGGTGCATCAAAAAGAACATAGTTCGACGTATATTAGTTATTGATTAAATCAAAATATGCTAGCTAAATCTTTAGCTGCAGTGCTTATAGTATATACTATACCTACAACCAGGTCTAAACTAAATAACGGTTAAGGCAATGTTAGAACTATACACTAGCTTCAGTCAGTTCCTGGCAAACCGGTCAGCCTAAGAACTATTAATTTCAGCGTTTATAAACATAGCTGTGCTATTAAACGCAGGTGCGAGGTGAAAGAAAGTAGATTCTGTTGGACTCTGCATTTCCAGAATACTATATATTTATATATACTAACTATGACTATGATAGATAGCATAACGATCAATACTGTACAATATCTTCTAACTACCTATGAGGCACTGCTATGTTATAGCATTAGCATTAAAGTACGTACACAGGTTTTGCTTGCTGCAAAATGGTACCCACAGTCTCCGCTAAGATTAGAAAAAGTAATAAAGACGTTATTGTGATAAATGACTACAATACTACCCATTATCTGGTATTTCCTCAAATTAATCCCATAATCTTCTCTCTGGGTAGAGTTTCTTTGCACTGGTACGGTCTGATGTACCTGATTGGCCTAATATTTGCTAGGTGGTTGGCTATGCGTCGCGCTAATCGTCCAGGCAGTGTATGGTGTAAATTAGAGCTCGAAAATTTACTCTACGCTAGTTTCTTAGGACTATTTCTTGGCGGCCGTATTGGTTATTTTTTGTTTTATAATCTATCGCTATTTCTCGAACATCCAAGTTATTTGTTTAAGGTATGGTATGGCGGTATGTCGTTCCACGGCGGCTTAATAGGTGTTATTTTGGTGATATTGTGGTTTTCTCATCGTACTAAACGCCATTTCTTTCAGGTTGCCGACTTTATTACACCAATGGTGCCATTCGGCCTAGGGGCTGGTCGTCTAGGTAATTTTATCAATGGAGAACTGTGGGGAAGAGTAACCACTGATATGCCTTGGTCAATGCTATTTCCTAATTCTCGGAATGAAGATCTAGCGCTGTTGCAGCTGAATCCTCAATGGCAGCCACTGTTCGAACGCTACGGCGTGCTACCACGTCACCCATCTCAGCTTTACGAGATGCTGCTCGAAGGCTTTGTACTATTTATTATCCTTAATATCTTCATCCGAAAACCGCGCCCTATGGGCAGTGTTTCCAGCTTATTCCTTATATGTTACGGTTTTTTTCGCATTATCATCGAGTTTTTCCGACAGCCAGATGCTCAACTAGGTCTGTTCAGGGGCGTGATTAGTATGGGACAAATTCTGTCGTTACCGATGATTCTAGCCGGCGTAATTATAATGGTATGGTCTATTCATATTAATAAATATTATTGAGATAATATGAAACAGTATTTAAATTTGAGGTACATGTTACGGTTGCAGGGGACGCCAAAAGTAGATCTTACTGGTACCGGTACTCTATTGTTTCTGCTTGGAACTTCGGTGAACTAAATTAAATGGCTTTAGCTCTATATCACGTATTGTTTCAGTTCTATGTGGCAAAAGATATTTCATCTTATACGCAATCCGCGCCGCTCTATGCCTAGTTTAGTGATGAAGCGTCAACCATTTTCGTTGTTTGAATACCGTTTATAAGACTTCGAGCTAGTAGGGTACGATCCGAATCCGAGTATTAACGCTTCTATATAGAGATCATGTTTAGATAAAATTAATAAATAGATCAAAGATTAGATGGTAAATATAAAAAAATAATTATTTATTTTTATTAAACAAAAGAAGAAGTTAATTAATAATTTTTGTTTTTTTTATAAAAAAAAAGAAGTTATTATATATTTTTATTAAGTTAACTTACTGAATACTTATTCAAATTAAATGTAAAAAGTTATCTAGTTCATAATTAAAACTAAGTTTTTAGTTATTTATAAAGATAAAATTTTTATATATAATTAATTAACTAGTAATAGTATATATAAAATATATTTATAGCTTAATTAAAATCTTTGATCACACCTGCAAATTAAGGAAATCTGCATGCCAGTAATCACTCTTCCTAATAGCAATCAGCGTCAGTTTGATCGACCTATCTCACCCCTTGATGTTGCTCGTGATATCGGTTCAGGTTTAGCAAAATCTTGTATCGCTGGTAGAGTGAACGGCGAACTTGTCGATGTCATCGATCTCATTGAGCACGATTCCAAGCTTGCTATTATTACCTCTAAAGATGAGGTAGGACTAGACATTATTCGCCATTCATGCGCCCATTTACTGGGACATGCCATCAAGCAACTGTGGCCTAATACCCAAATGGCAGTAGATCTAGTGATCGATAAGGGCTTTTATTATGACGTGGCGCTCGATCATACTCTAACGCAGGAAGATCTTGAAAGGCTGGAGAAACGTATGCACGAGCTGGCCGCAAAAAATTATGATGTTATCAAGGAAAAAGTGAGCTGGCATCAGGCTCGCGATATATTTTTAGCGCGCGGGGAGGCCTATAAGGTTGCAATTATAGATGAAAATATCAGCAAAGATAATAATCTTATGCTGTATTATCACGAAGAATATGTAGATATTTGCAACGGTCCGCACGTTCCTAATATGCGTTTTTGTCATCATTTTGCTCTACAAAAAACTTCAGGTGCTTATTGGCGCGGCAACAGCAAAAGTAAAATGTTACAACGTATTTACGGTACTGCCTGGGGTGATAAAAAGCAGCTAAATAATTATTTACAACATTTAGAAAATGCAGCGAAGCGCGATCACCGAAAAATAGGCAAACAGCTTGATCTATACCATATGCAAGAGGAAGCACCAGGCATGGTATTTTGGCATAACGACGGTTGGACCATTTTCCGTGAACTAGAAAATTTTGTGCGCCTGAAGCTTAAGGACTACCAGTACCAAGAAGTTAAAGGACCGTTCATGATGGACCGTGTCCTCTGGGAAAAAACTGGCCATTTGGAGAACTATGCTGGTCAGATATTCACCACAGTATTAGAAAACCGGGAATTTTGTATTAAACCTATGAATTGCCCTGTACATGTACAGATTTTTAATCAAGGGCTGAAATCTTATCGCGATTTGCCTTTACGTATAGCAGAATTTGGAAGCTGTCATCGCAATGAACCGTCCGGCTCGCTGCACGGACTAATGCGTGCATGCAGCTTTACCCAAGACGATGCACATATCTTTTGTACTAAAGAACAAGTTCTATCAGAAATAGACAGCTGTATTAAAATGGTATACAATACCTACAGTACTTTTGGATTTGAGAACATCTTTGTTAAATTGTCCACACGTCCTAGAAAACGCATCGGCAGTGATGAAATTTGGAGCCGTGCAGAGCAGGATCTGGCCGCTGCACTAATTAAAAATAATATAGCCTTTGAATATCAACCTGGTGATGGGGCTTTTTATGGTCCAAAGATTGAATTCACATTGCTAGATTGCCTAGATCGTGCCTGGCAATGTGGTACAGTGCAGCTTGATTTTTCGCTTCCTGAGCGTTTGAACGCCTTCTATGTAAGCGAAAATAATGAAAGGGTTGTACCGGTTATGATTCACCGTGCCATTTTAGGTTCTATGGAGCGTTTTATTGGCATTCTAACAGAAGAATACGATGGTTTTTATCCAACCTGGCTTGCCCCAACGCAGGTTGTTCTAATGAACATAACCAATAATCAGTTTGAATATGTTCAAAAACTAACAAAAAAATTATCGATAGCAGGTATTAGAGTCAAATCAGACTTGAGAAATGAAAAAATAGGTTTTAAAATTCGCGCACATACTTTGCTTCGAGTACCTTACATGCTTATTTGCGGAGATAAAGAAATGGAATCAGGTAAGGTTAACGTACGCACACGCCGCGGTAGAAATCTAGGCAGCATCGACGTTAACGAGCTTATTGCAAAGCTACAAAACGAAATTAGTAGCCGTAATCTTCATCAACTGGAGGAATAAAGTATTAAGGGCGGAAAACGAGTTCAACTGGCACGTCCCCATCGTATTAATCGGGAGATTAACGTCGTAGAGGTTCGTTTAGTGGGTCTCAATAGTGAGCAGCTTGGTGTTGTTAGCCTGAATGAAGCACTTAAAAAAGCTGAGGAAACTGGTGTTGATTTAGTCGAGATCAGCCCTAACGCTGAACCGCCGGTTTGCCGTATTGTTGATTACGGTAAATTTCTTTATGAGAAAAACAAATCCATTAAAGAGCAAAAGAAAAAGCAGAAAGTTATCCAGGTTAAGGAAATTAAATTCCGGCCTGGTACCGGTGAAGGCGACTATCAGGTCAAACTACGTAACCTAGTTCGCTTCCTAGAAGATGGTGATAAGATAAAAATCACTCTGCGGTTTCGTGGGCGTGAAATGGCACACCAGCAGATTGGCATGGAAGTACTAAATCGCGTTCGTCACGATTTGCGTGAACTAGCCGTAATGGAATCTTTTCCCAGCAAAATTGAAGGACGCCAGATGATGATGGTGCTAGCACCCAAGAGAAAATAGTAGTATAGGCTTGCATTTATAAAAATGATCACTGCTAGTACTACGCTTTTAATTTAGATTATTAATACTGCGGAGTCAAAGAGAGAAGTCTATGCCAAAAATAAAAACAGTACGTAGTGCCGCTAAGCGTTTTAAAAAAACGGCTTCGTGCGGTTTTAAACGTAAGCATGCCAATCTGCGTCATATCCTGACCAAAAAATCTGCTAAGCGTAAACGTCAGCTACGCCCAAAATCTATGCTTTCTAAAGCATCTCTAAGTTTTGTTGTGCGTTGTCTACCGTACGTATAAGCGTTATTTTAACCAGCTTACATAAAAAAAAGATCTTAGGAAAAAGTATATGACTCGCGTAAAAAGTAGTGTGGTAGCACGCGCCCGTCACAAAAAAATCTTGAAACAAGCGAAAGGATACTACGGTGCGCGTTCACGCGTTTATCGCATTGCCTTCCAGGCGTTTATCAAAGCAGGTCAGTATGCTTACCGTGACCGTCGTCAGATGAAACGTCAGTTTCGTCAACTGTGGATTTCACGTATAAACGCAGCGACCCGTCAAAACGGTACTTCTTACAGCAATTTTATCAATGGTCTGACAAAAGCGTCGATCAAGATCGACCGTAAAATTCTAGCAGATCTTGCTGTATTCGACAAAATAGCTTTTGCAGCTCTGGTCAACAAAGCAAGAAGTGCCCTGGCATAAGCAAGTTTTAAAGAAAAGAGGGAGCTCGTCTCCCTCTTTTATTTTATCTTTTGTAACTAAAAAAGTTAATCCAATAACCAAAACTTGCCTAACGATAGAATAAAATACAAATGAAAGAAATGCCACATCTCAAAGATTTAGTTGTGCAGATTAAAACAGCAATAAACCAGTCCCAAGATATTGAAGCGCTGGAGTCGGTACGGGTAGTATTTTTAGGCAAAAAAGGGCATTTTACCAAGCAAATAAGGGCTGTGCGTGATCTTCCACTTGCGGAACGGCCTGCAGCTGGGATGATCATTAATCAGGCTAAGCAGGAAGTACAGCGGGCACTAGCCGAACGTAAAAACACTATAGAGCAAGCGATGTTGAACGAGCGCCTGGCAGCTGAGACGCTGGATGTGTCGCTACCAGGTAGGCGCATGGCAAATGGCGGCCTGCATCCGGTATCGCGTACTATCGCGCGTATTGAGCATTTTTTCAGAGAACTAGGTTTTGCGGTAGCCACCGGACCGGAAATCGAAGATAATTACCACAATTTTGACGCCCTAAACATTCCCGCCCATCATCTAGCCCGCACTGATAACGACACCTTTTGGTTCGACACTACAAGATTGTTGCGAACCCACACTTCCAGTGTTCAAATTCGCACTATGAAAGCGCAACCGCCGCCGATTCGCATCATCGCACCGGGGCGCGTATACCGTAATGATTACGACCAAACCCATACACCGATGTTTCACCAGTTGGAAGGATTAATGATTGATACAAATATCAGTTTTACGCATATGAAGTGGATGATGCATAACTTCCTGTTTAATTTTTTTGAAGAAAATTTACAAGTACGTTTCCGACCATCGTATTTTCCCTTCACCGAGCCATCGGCAGAATTAGACATAATGGATAAAAACGGTCGTTGGATTGAGATAATCGGATGCGGCATAGTGCACCCAAATGTGCTACGCAATGTTGGTATCTATCCAGAAGTTTACTCTGGATTTGCCTTTGGTATGGGTATAGAAAGACTGACGATGCATCGTTACGGTGTAACTGATTTACGCGCATTTTTTGAAAACGACCTGCGTTTCCTCAAACAATTCAAATAAAGCGGGATAACACATGAAGTTCAGTGAACTTTGGCTACGTGAATGGGTCAATCCGGCAATTGATAGCACTATGCTAGCTGAACAAATCACTATGTCTGGTCTGGAAGTGACCAGTATGTATCCGGTAGCTGGCCATTTTAGCGGCGTAGTAGTCGGTAACGTAGTACAATGCAAGCAGCATCCTAACGCAGACAACTTTTACGTTACCAAAATTGACATCGGAGGCGAGCGCTTGTTAAATATAGTTTGTGGCGCCCCGAATTGCCGTGCCAACCTGCGCGTAGCCGTTGCTATCATCGGTGCGCTATTGCCAGGAGTTTGCACAATTAAAGCTAAAACGCTACGTGGAGAACTTTCTGAGGGCATGTTATGTTCATGCTCTGAATTAGGCATGTCAGACGACTACAGCAGTAGTAATATTATTGAATTTCCTGATGATGCTCCTATTGGCCGAGATATCCGCGACTATCTACAGTTAAATGATAACATTATCGACATCAGCGTCACACCAAACCGCGCTGACTGCCTAGGTCTTTTGGGTATAGCCCGCGATGTAGCAGTGCGCAATCGCATAGAGCTTACGCTACCAGTTGTCGAGCCGGTGGTACCCTTAATTAACGATACGCTACCTATCCAGATCGACACACCTGAAGCCTGCCCGTGCTATCTTGCCCGGTTGATCAAAAGCATCGATATCGGTGCGGCTACGCCGTTGTGGATGAAAGAGAAACTACGTCGCTGCGGACTACGCTCAGTAGATGCAGTGCTTGATATCACTAATTATGTTCTCCTAGAATTAGGACAGCCGATACAAGTGTTTGACCTGGATCGCATTGAGAGCGGTATCTTCGTACGACAGGCCGGCCAAGATGAGATGATTACCCTATTAGATGATGTGAGTATAATTCTCTCGTCTGACACTTTGGTTATTGCAGATCAGAATAAAGTACTAGCGATAGCGGGTATTGTTGTCGGCGCCGCTTCCAGTATTAGCTCCTCGACCCGAGACATAGTGTTGACATGCGCCTATTTCCATCCTCTCGCGATTAACGGGCGTGCACGCCGATACGGCTTGCATAACGATGCGTCCCACCGCTATGAGCGCGGTGTGGACCCAGCACTACAGATCCAGGCCATGGAACGTGCTACTATGCTATTGATAGCAATCTGTGGCGGCCAGCCAGGTCCAGTTATCAATGTAACTACGGCATCCATGCTAAAGCAACAGGTTACTATCTCGCTGCGCCGCAAGACCCTGGATCGCCTGATTGGCTATCATATTTCGGATAAGGACGTCAGCGATATTCTTATTCGTCTTGGTTTTCAGGTCAGTAGCACCGAAGAAGGGTGGCAGGCTCTGACGCCAAGCTGGCGTTTCGATATTACTATCGAAGAAGATTTGATCGAAGAAGTCGCGCGCATGTATGGCTATGATGAGATTCCGAATATTCCTATACGTGCTACTCTCGAGATGCCGCGCAATAGGGAAGCAACACTGCCGCTAGAGCGCGTTAAAATGCTACTGGTTGACCGCGGATATCAAGAGGCTATTACCTATAGCTTTGTTGATCCCAAGATGCAGGCATTGCTATATCCGCATCCGGCACCACTATTGTTGCCAAGTCCGATTTCGAAGGAAATGTCAGCTATGCGTTTGTCGTTATGGACCGGCCTTCTTAGTGCGGTAGTTTATAATCAAAATCGTCAGCAGCAGCGGATCCGCCTGTTTGAAAGCGGGCTTTGCTTTATTCCTGATAAAGCCGCCGACCTAGGAATACGCCAGGATATTATGTTGGCTGGGGTCATTACAGGTTCAATATTTGATGAACACTGGGATTTAGTTCGTCAGCCGGTTGATTTTTATGATGCCAAAGGCGATCTCGAGGCAATACTTGAGCTTACCGGTAAATTGGACAATATTGAGTTTAAGGCACAACGTCATTTAGCACTACATCCCGGACAGAGCGCCGCCATTTATCTTCAAGATGAACTCATTGGTTTCATTGGCGTCATTCACCCCGTACTTGAGTCTAAATTGAATTTAAATGGCCGTACACTGGTATTTGAACTTCTATGGGAGAAAGTTACCGAAAGTAACGTACCTAAAGCGCATGATATTTCACGCTTCCCCACCAACCGCCGCGATATTGCTGTAGTGGTAGCAGATAATGTTGCCGCAGCAGATCTTATTACAGAGTGTAAGATAGTTGCAGCCAATCAGTTAGTTGACATAAAATTATTTGACGTGTACCGGGGCAAAGAATTAGCAGAAGGTTTTAAAAGTCTGGCTATCAGCCTAGTCTTACAAGATACTGCTTGTACACTGGAAGAAGCTGAGATAGCCGCAACCGTAGCAAAATGCGTAGCAGCACTAAAGCAGAGATTCCAAGCCTCCTTGAGAGATTAAACTTATGGCGCTTACTAAAGCTGAAATTTCTGAATACCTGTTTGAAACACTTGGACTAAACAAACAGGATTCAAAAAAAATTGTAGAACTTTTTTTTGAGGAAGTACGCCGAGCATTAGAAAATGGCGAGCAGGTAAAATTATCAGGCTTCGGTAATTTTGATTTGCGCGATAAAAATCAGCGACCAGGACGTAATCCTAAAACAGGAGAAAATATTCCCATTACTGCCCGTCGGGTAGTGATGTTTCGACCGGGCCAAAAACTTAAAATACGTGTAGAA harbors:
- the rplT gene encoding 50S ribosomal protein L20, with amino-acid sequence MTRVKSSVVARARHKKILKQAKGYYGARSRVYRIAFQAFIKAGQYAYRDRRQMKRQFRQLWISRINAATRQNGTSYSNFINGLTKASIKIDRKILADLAVFDKIAFAALVNKARSALA
- the rpmI gene encoding 50S ribosomal protein L35 — translated: MPKIKTVRSAAKRFKKTASCGFKRKHANLRHILTKKSAKRKRQLRPKSMLSKASLSFVVRCLPYV
- the pheS gene encoding phenylalanine--tRNA ligase subunit alpha; this encodes MPHLKDLVVQIKTAINQSQDIEALESVRVVFLGKKGHFTKQIRAVRDLPLAERPAAGMIINQAKQEVQRALAERKNTIEQAMLNERLAAETLDVSLPGRRMANGGLHPVSRTIARIEHFFRELGFAVATGPEIEDNYHNFDALNIPAHHLARTDNDTFWFDTTRLLRTHTSSVQIRTMKAQPPPIRIIAPGRVYRNDYDQTHTPMFHQLEGLMIDTNISFTHMKWMMHNFLFNFFEENLQVRFRPSYFPFTEPSAELDIMDKNGRWIEIIGCGIVHPNVLRNVGIYPEVYSGFAFGMGIERLTMHRYGVTDLRAFFENDLRFLKQFK
- the ihfA gene encoding integration host factor subunit alpha, translated to MALTKAEISEYLFETLGLNKQDSKKIVELFFEEVRRALENGEQVKLSGFGNFDLRDKNQRPGRNPKTGENIPITARRVVMFRPGQKLKIRVENAASPNQN
- the pheT gene encoding phenylalanine--tRNA ligase subunit beta, which encodes MKFSELWLREWVNPAIDSTMLAEQITMSGLEVTSMYPVAGHFSGVVVGNVVQCKQHPNADNFYVTKIDIGGERLLNIVCGAPNCRANLRVAVAIIGALLPGVCTIKAKTLRGELSEGMLCSCSELGMSDDYSSSNIIEFPDDAPIGRDIRDYLQLNDNIIDISVTPNRADCLGLLGIARDVAVRNRIELTLPVVEPVVPLINDTLPIQIDTPEACPCYLARLIKSIDIGAATPLWMKEKLRRCGLRSVDAVLDITNYVLLELGQPIQVFDLDRIESGIFVRQAGQDEMITLLDDVSIILSSDTLVIADQNKVLAIAGIVVGAASSISSSTRDIVLTCAYFHPLAINGRARRYGLHNDASHRYERGVDPALQIQAMERATMLLIAICGGQPGPVINVTTASMLKQQVTISLRRKTLDRLIGYHISDKDVSDILIRLGFQVSSTEEGWQALTPSWRFDITIEEDLIEEVARMYGYDEIPNIPIRATLEMPRNREATLPLERVKMLLVDRGYQEAITYSFVDPKMQALLYPHPAPLLLPSPISKEMSAMRLSLWTGLLSAVVYNQNRQQQRIRLFESGLCFIPDKAADLGIRQDIMLAGVITGSIFDEHWDLVRQPVDFYDAKGDLEAILELTGKLDNIEFKAQRHLALHPGQSAAIYLQDELIGFIGVIHPVLESKLNLNGRTLVFELLWEKVTESNVPKAHDISRFPTNRRDIAVVVADNVAAADLITECKIVAANQLVDIKLFDVYRGKELAEGFKSLAISLVLQDTACTLEEAEIAATVAKCVAALKQRFQASLRD